A DNA window from Salvelinus sp. IW2-2015 linkage group LG4q.1:29, ASM291031v2, whole genome shotgun sequence contains the following coding sequences:
- the LOC111961570 gene encoding SID1 transmembrane family member 2-like, with the protein MCVCLPVCVSTCACCVQVFGKGNMVFWIVFSVLHILATMLLSTQLYYMGRWRLDSGILRRIVYVIYTDCIRQCSGPMYIDRMVLLVMGNIVNWSLAAYGL; encoded by the exons atgtgtgtgtgtctacctgtgtgtgtgtctacctgtgcGTGTTGTGTCCAGGTGTTTGGGAAGGGCAACATGGTGTTCTGGATCGTCTTCTCTGTCCTCCACATCCTGGCCACCATGCTGCTCAGCACCCAGCTCTACTACATGGGTCGCTGGAGACTGG ATTCTGGCATCCTGCGCAGGATTGTGTATGTGATCTACACTGACTGTATCCGCCAGTGCAGTGGCCCCATGTATATT gACCGAATGGTTCTGCTAGTGATGGGAAACATAGTGAACTGGTCTCT GGCTGCCTATGGGCTATAA